From the genome of Schistocerca piceifrons isolate TAMUIC-IGC-003096 chromosome 6, iqSchPice1.1, whole genome shotgun sequence:
CGACGTATGGGAAGCGCTACTGAAGGCATACCTCCCCACTCAGCATAGCAACGCCCTTACACCCCTTACACTGAGGTCAGTATAGAGTCGAGCTACCAAGAACTCTGCTCCAGGTTGAgatctcagctacagcagtcaacatcatcgaggAGAACAGAGACTGTTAGGTTTCTGATGAAATACACTTCGCAACGTTCAACATTCTACCTGAAGAGAACAGTTATTAAATAATGCAGCAAGGGATGCGTTGCCGTTTTATGATAATTGTAAATTGCCCAGTAACCCTGTAGCTAGGAAATCTGCcaaagttaaataaatcttctattcatttatgtaataatgtGAACTAATATTACATCTGTTGTAGTTAAAACTGAAACATCTCTCAGAGTACTCAAATAACCCACAGTTGTGACCTGACGATTGTAGTTTAATCTGGTCCCAAcaaatactgtaatttttttcatGATTAAATTATTTCCGTGTAATAAATAGATGGTGAAAAGTGAATCCGTGGGGACATGTGAATGCGATAGTGGCATTGGAAACAGACTTTTAGTTGGTAGTGGAATACCCGACACAACAGGCTACTCTACATACTGCCTCAAGTATGCATACAAACGCCTTAAGCAAGCAGAAAATAGTACAGTCCAGACTACTTGGTAATGTTCTTACTTGATAATTGCTTGATGGTGTTGGATACACTTCTCCAGTCGATAATGAAGTTCAGCGTGGTCGGTCGTTTCTGAAGAgttatctgttctctcggacatctCTCTGGCGAGACTGACAATTTTCTTGTTGAGCAGTGTGAGCTGTACACGTAGCTGCGAGATGAGGCTGACATTGAAGGAGTCGAGCACCATGGTCATGACCACAGCGTGGAGGGTCACCACGGTGCAGTAGAGCCACGTGACGGCAAAGCCTACCGGCTGCATCGCATCAATGGGCAGAGCGAGTATGAAGGGCAGGCCCTCAGCGCTGACGGGCGAGACGAGGTAATAGGTGCAGGCAATAATGCCGAACCAGATGTAGGTCAGCGTGAATCGACGCATAACGCGACACTGCGCGCGTAGCATCGGAATGTCGTCCCAAGTCAGGAACTCAGCGAAGTCATCACCCACCTGCAGGCAGAGAAATGCATCACTGTGTATGTTCAAAGGACTTAATGACAACTGCAGTTATATAGAATTATGAGACGTGTAAACTGCAAGTACAGGCACTCAATAAAAGTAATTAATTTCCTGAATGCGGAATTTGCTAATTGACAACTGCATTTATATAGAATTATGAAACGTCTAAACTGCAAGTACAGGCACTTTATAAAAGTAGTTAATTTCCTAAATGTGGAATTTGCTAATTAAGTCTTCTAGACTGCTTAACGCCCTTTACCTTTCGGTTTTTGCCCCCATCAGATCGAAACATAGAACTTGTAACAGAACACTGCATAGGTCTCTCTGCAAGAAACACTGAACTTTGTTTTACACGTTTTACCTTTTATATTCACAAAGGCAGTAGATGAAGCGTAGTTATAAGTAAATGAGTATTACGCGATCTAGGGAGTTTTAACACCAGATCAGTTCAACAAAAATAAGTACGTGTTTTGGGGAGAGATGAATGATAGCGGCTGTGGCGAATCTGCTGAAACCTGTTGAAGAAGACAGAACCCGGGACGCAATTTAAGGGAAGCCTGGAAGCTCCAAGTCAAAGTCGCTAGACTGTAATTCATGCCCTCCGTTTCCGACATTAAAGTCCCTTGTCTTACAAACCGCATTACTTGATCAGTTGGAAATATAACAATGACTAAACGAAACTGATGCTGACGATGAATCATTCTTTATCTGTCTTGAACAAAGGTCGAGATTATGTTTCAGGGATACCTGACACATGTTACGCATCGATACTACCCACTCATGATATTAGACATGAAACCGTCCTTCCGTAGAGGGTTTTATGGTATTAAGGTAGCGATACCATTCTCACCAGAAATGAATGATTTAGAAGCAGTTCTTGAACAAATTAGAGAGCCAAAATATTGCTAAGACACTCATATTATTTTTAGAACTCTACGTACAAGTTATAGTTATCCATCAACTGCCGTAACGCGTATGTGTGGTTTTATGAATAATACAAACGCAACTACCTCTCTGGGACTCCCAAATATCCAATTACAATTAAAATTCGTTGAATTCGAGCATAGTGCAGAAATTCAATACAGAATTTATATTCCGACATCACAGGGGAAAATTATTTTCTCTCACTCGCACTGGATAAAGTCTAAAAATTTCACTACTTTATTTCATGACTTAGCGTAGCTAAAAGTCGTGCAAACTTGATCTTTCTTCAAACATTTCCATTATTTTGCGGAGGGTCTGTATATATCTCTCTCATGAGACATATATTAATATTTTTCTGTCCAGAACTCCTCATCTTATATCCTATTGTTTGAGATAGGAGAGACATCTTGAGTGAAACTACTTACGTAGTGGCTGGCATTTTCGTTAACAATTACCTTACACCAGAAAAATACACTGTCCAGAcactttggccggccggggtggccgagcggttcttggcgctacagtttggaaccgtgcgaccgctaaggtcgcaggttcaaatcctgcctcgggcatggatgtgtgtgacgtccttaggttggttgggtgtaagtagttctaagttctaggggactgatgatctcagaagttaagtcccatagtgctcagagccatttgaaccattttgaacacttaaGTGAACGCCTCtccaaagcctgaataaccaccttttgcagagcaGACCACTGAGAGACAAGCTAGAAGGGAGActttgaggttctggaaggtaggtGTGGCAGGCTGCCcttggtttctcggttgaggatgtatggcgcaaacagcccgatcggTTTCACATATTCGCGATTAGGTTTGAATTCGGGGATTTTGGTGCTCAGAAGAATAAggtaaactcatcccggtgctctcAGAAAAACGCGCAAGCCTTGCGACCTATGTGACAGATTGCATTATCTTGCAGGTAGTTGTCATTGTGCCGAGAAAATACGAATCGCATTTTATGTTGGACATGATACTCAAGGGCACATGCATAGTTGTGTTTTTCCATTGcgacttccagaatgatgagatcgcccagggaatgccacaaaacatTCCTTAGACCATAATACTTCCTCCTTCGGTCTGAAACCTGCCAACGATTCTTCCAGGGCTGTGCACGCCGGCGGTCATATGTGCGATGCAGCATGGAACGCGAATCATCGGAGAAGACCACCTATCGCCTCTCGGTGGACGTCCATTTGCTatgctggcgtgcaaattccattcTTCATTCCGATAACcaccagtcagcatgggtgcatggaccaagtgtcagctgcagaggcccatatgcagcaacggtCGCTAAACAATCGTTAAAGAGTTGCTGTTGGCACCCCTTTGGTTCATCTGTGTGGCCAGTTGCTCAAGAGTCTCAAGTTTATTGGCCCattcacatctctgcagccgtcattcCACCCTGTCATCTATGCCTATCATGTACCTCAGATACCATGGCGCCAGTTTGGGATAGTGTCATTTTGCATgcgcagtatactttaaccatagcGACACAGGGTTTACAAACTtaggcgtttcggaaatgcttccatcattGACTCAAAATCCAATGGTCATACCTCTTCGGTCGTCTGATAAATTGGTCACTTTTCAGATTACGATAAAGACTGCACTATTGTCTGCATAGCCCCCAGCACGCGGTGGTTATTTCACATTGACGTGACTTGACTGTGTACATTACTAACGTATTAGTCTTAATTGTGTGTAGTTACTAAATATCAACAATATCTTGTTAGCTTCAAAAGGAATTGTAATTTGTAACTTACAACTATCAACTGAAATGGAATAAAGTGATGAGGGGAAAGAGAAAATCGTTTTACCTAAACTTATAAAAATGATGGCACTTTGTAGCGGCAAAACACGTAAGTGAAAGAAGTATTATATGCCCTATTAAACTCATTTAGCTTCTCGGTAAAGGTATAATGCCCGCTTTAAATAAACATAGCAATGACATATTTTATACATAAGAGCTGGAGACGATGAACTTGGTATTGCATAACATTTCCTTAGTCTAACTGCAGTGGCTAAGAATCTTTAAATTAATGCGTATAATCGGACCATAATAAATTTTGGTGTTGTTACACTTCTAAGATACTCAACTTCCAAATAGGCCTAAGAAATTTTCCACTTAAGAGACTTGAATTTAATTTGGTTTTTAATGACCCCCTATGTCACATACAATATTATGTGATTCTAGAATTTAGTTACAATATCTTGTTGAGTTTGTGGTGTGTAATCTATATGGTGCCAAGTGAAGCTTACTGTGATAGGTTCAGATGTGTGGCAGTTCACCTTCCAGCCTAAGGCTCTCGCGAGGTGGTGGTAGGCGTCTGCTGGACCATCATGGAAACAATGCTGGCTGAATTACTCTTTCATACCATAACAATTGCAGCAGTGGAGACAGAGCTCAAAAGGCAATCAATGGTCTCTGTGACAGCTGGTAAAGAGATCTAGTGTCAGCAATAGCCAGAACTACGGAGTGCTGTGTGTTCCATTAGGTGATGGCGGCAACCAGCAAGGTGTTGCAATTAGCATGGCGGCACCGACGCCGACTCAGGCAGCAGCGCAAGGTGACGCGTAGCAGACGAGCAGCGTGAGGCTCAGGCACCTTACCTGCCCCTAATTTCAGTACGACACGTACTGGGCCCCGCAGTATCAAATTTCGACACCCCGCACGGATGTTGGTGGTCAGCAACAGTGAATGCCACACAAAGGCATATGTACAGTGACAGGCTTCACCCACTCAGGCAGTGATGACCTGGCAGCTAGGTGGCCCATACTCTAGCTCATGGCCCACCAGGAAGATGGCCATGAGTCTCTCAGTGGGTGATCCGACAGTGTCAGGGTGCCAAGGCGGTAGCAGTCACACTTGCAGCGACTTGCTGTTATTAATGGCAGCGTCTGACATCGACAAATCCCTACTCTTCTGAGAGGGAAGATGGGTGTAGAGCTCACCTCATAGCTATTGGCTGTCCGTGACTGCATAAGTAATAACGCCAGTCTGAATTTTGACATTAAATCTACAAGTCGGTTCCGTTAGTGCTTCTGAAACAGCAGCGAACGTGCACACAAAGTCATAACAGGTCTTAGATGCCGAGAAAAATCGTTCGGCTGCTCGATACCACTTCTCCTAGCATTATATTCATTCCAAAGCCAAGATTgaataaatgtttatttaatttcaacagctggtttcaacagactttgctgtcacctCCTGGTCTTCCAGTTCGCTACGGCTCACAGTTCTGTGTTGCGCTTTGCAATTGAGCTGCGAATCGCTGACATGCTAAAGAGTGCCTCActcagagagcatcccagggtgcccttGAGAACTACAGCACCGAGAATCGCTTCTCAACAATATGTAGTTCTCTTTTCAGGTATCAGCATTCTTCATTTACGATAATATACTGTGTAAAACACCAGCAAGACTTACAGAATCAGAAACGTCAGATTCTTTACACTACACATAAGCAGCTTCATCTTGATCCAATTTATGATATCCACGAGCCCTCAATACAAAAGTCATCGTACAATAAGAAGTTCTTCAACCTGAAGATGATAGCAAACTCTGTCGAAACCGGTTTTGTTAATAAGGAAATATTTATGCGATTCTGGCCTTAGAAACTTTTCACCAAGTTGGACAGATCGTTCCTGCTGATTACTCAAAATGAGAAAACTCATTTCTACATTAACATCAGCGTTTGCAGTAGCCCTGTCTGCATCATAATGTGTTCAGCATTCTCAACTCAATTAATATTAGTTCTTGCACCAGGTTGACCAACATTTTGCGATATTCTCCTTATGATGTTGTTTTGCTGGTTCTTTAGCAAAACATTCATAGTTTCACAGATATGTATAATATTCGTcaattttactttttctatttcAGGGTGAACAGCACTGTTCATTGGCGTCTGATTAAAGTAATTAGTGTTTTCCAAACTGATCCCAATCGGCTATCGATGTTCTGATAGCTCTAGTGGTCAAGCATTTTACCACCTACAGGGGATAAAGGTTACACTAAGTAGAGTCGTAATCACAACAGCACCAGGAACTTACTGCCATGACTTAAATGAATTGCTCATCACGGTATGTCAGTACACAATGGAGCATCCGCTACGTGGTATTGCGTCTTTCATTGGTTTGCATCAGTTCGTCCAGTGAATGGAGTAGGTAACGGACTAGGGTGTTGTTAAGTACATTAGGTTCTGGGCGGAAAGTACCTCCAATAGGTTATCCAACTAGTATATCAAGAGCTGTGTCATATTCACTACAGTGGACGCAATGAAAGTGGCTTGGAGGCGAGGATCTGCTCCAGGTACGCGGCAAGTTGTGCCATTAGTAACCCACTACCTTGTAGTTCTTATCTCAACATCATTTCAGATTGACACCCACTCGTACGAATGTACCGTAATAACATTAAGTTTGAACATGGAACAGATCCAGTGCATGCAATACTCTTTGGAAGTAAGGGTTCGGGGCATCGATTTTCTGTACACATCGTCCTGCCTCCACATTTCCTGAAAATGAAAAACAGCTATGTAGTGTGTCAGGAGTGCTCTTTTGCGTAACTTTATGATCCAACCTGCGGTGACCCCAAACAATCATGCATATTACTTAAAGATAACAATAATGCCACACGACAGAAATGTCTTACTGAATGACAATTAAAAGGGATGGCatgataaaaatgaaaatgtggTTACCACACCACACGTATTGAGACATTAATGAGAGGAGAGATCACCTAACCATAATTGAAACAAACGGTCACTACAACAGCTAGGTTTATTATCGAAAGGCAAGACACCTAAACTACACCCTGAGGTAAACAATTGAACAGTTAATACTTGGATGAAGGAATTTTGATCATCTTGGCACAGGACGATGGGCATGATAAAAACAAAGTAATGCAAATAGACCATGACTGTGACCAGTGACTATAAACATGGCAAGTAAATTATAGGAAAAACATGAACAAGCAGGGTCAAACACAAGTGAGATCGCCAAGGCGCATATTGATAGTAAACTAGCTGGCTGCAAAACATTAAAACGGAATAACTGGCTCCTCAAGGGAGTAAACTAATATTGCGTCCCTACAGAATTGGTCCAGCGTACCAAAATCATGCCGGAAATACGGAAGGCAATGGCAGTAGTGGGTGAATATTCCGATAGCTCTCTCTTTGTATCCAGTACTGAAGCGTAAACGTCCTTCTTTGTGACGGCAAGGCTCACCAGCAAGAAGTAATAACTCCACCATCTCGCAGCCTTTCCATTTATCCCTCTAACTCCTAGCAGCGCGTATGTTCTTTCGGTCAAATGACCATGATTAAGCTAAAATGGCATAAACGGAAGGAATGTTTTACCTCAGTCTGAACAAAATTATTAGCTCTTTTGAGCCTACCGTAGTACGTAAAAATTTTTCGTCAAGAAGCAAGGCCCTCTACAGCCGATAACACTGGCGTTTACGTCAGCttagcttgataatggtcatttgaCCGAAACTATTAGTGAAGTGTTTAAATTTTTTAGTAGTACGAACAAGAATAACCCATTAATAATTAGTGGCTCTGAAACGCATATTGTCTGTTTATCAATCTACAGATTGTCCCAGAACTGTTGCGACAAACGTCATCCAAGGACGCTACAGAGCGGCGAAGTTACAGGCCCCGCCGCCCGCTCCTGGACCACCCCTCCAGCAGCTAACATGGCTTTATACCTTGACGCACGGAAGACTGAACGTCACAAAGGTCAGTGGAGGATGGAGCTTGCTCCTGCGTAGATAGCCCTTTCTTTGCATGATTGTGAAGCTCTTTTGCCTCGGTGGATCACGGTTTCGGACACGGATTTCCATTTGCAGTttacgcagtttatttttctcccagAGCCCACTAAAATTTCCATTGTCGTTTGGCGTACACGAAAAATAAACGGCAGATGGAAACTCATGTCCGAAACCCAAATCCACCACGGCAACAGAGCATTAAATTCTCCGGAGACAAGGACTTTCTGTGCAATGTTCTCCTCTACGGGTCTTTGCAATGAGTCGCGatcacagaataataaacaacattgcgagacgttccatcGACGGTCCGTCAGCCTACAATGTAAGGTTTGAAGCCCAATGGGACGTCTAGTGGGAAGCTCGGGTGCCTACAACTTCTACATCATATGCCGTCATTGGATCACGTTTCTCGTAAACACCCTATGTAAGGAGGAAAAGCCTTGTTCACATTAGTTGGCGTTGTACGAGGGTCAGTGcaaaagaagtgcacactatttttgtaaaaatacagtttccattctgcatgtgtgaaacttttacagtgtgtagatagatacttcccacttgttttcaaacttagttcaacctgttcccgtgagtggcgctgtcatAGCATGTCTTCAGGATGGCTGATAAACTTGACGTtcctcagaagcaacgtgctgtcatagaattcctgtgctgtgaaaacgagacagagggaAACATCCACAGGAGGTTGAAAAggggtatggagatgctgctgccgatcgaagtacagttagtcggtgggcaagcagattacgtgatcaaagcgggcacggcaatattgaggattgtcctcgcagcagtagacctcgtactgcacacactccagacaatgtgcagagagttaacgaattggtgactgctgacacacGCGTCActgtcacgctactttgggataggggaaggaagtgtttgcagaatactgaaagtgttggcgttaaaaaaggtttgcgccaggtgatttctcaggatgttgacagtggctcaccaagaaagaagaaaaacggtatgcagcgaacttttggaacagtacgagaatggtggagatgaatttcttggaagaactgtgataggtgatgaaacatggctccataattttatcaccagagacgaagaggcaatcaatagagtggcataatgaaaattcacccaagaaaaaaaattcaaaaccacactttctgttagaaaagttatggctaccgtgtttctcgattccgaaggactctggcttgtggacatcatgccaactggaaccaccataaattctgatgcatatgtgacgacactgaagaaacttgtagctcgactgagtcgtgttcgacgacatcggcaaaagcaggatgttttgctgttgcacgacaatgcacggccacatgtcagtcaaaaatctATGGAAGAGATCACAAAGctctgatggacaacactgaaactcccgccttacagtccttgacctggctccatgtgactatcatctctttgggaaactgaaagactctctttgtgaaacaaggtttgaagatgatgcctCCCTTgcacacgctgccaaacagtggctccaacaggttgctccagaattttaccgtgctggtATACAGGCGATGGCGTagggcagttgagagggatagaaattatgtggagaaatgaaaatattgtttctgaaggatgtatctacacactgtaagactatcaaacatgtagaataaaagatggatttaagaaaaaatggtgtgcatttcttttggagtgaccctcgtatgtgttGAAACTTACAAGATATCCGGCTACAAGCACTACAACAATCTGACACACACAGCACTGAGACTTTTAGTGCTACACTGTGTGAAATGTGAGTAGTATCAGTGTGATGGTGCTGCCTAGAAGTGTGAACTGAGTCAGTTTATAGCAGTTGTCAACTTGCTGTGGTAGAATACTTAGGGACAAAACCAGTGACTCACGAATAAGATTAGTAAGCATCCAGAATCTAGGGAAGTGAAACAACGTGAGAGGAGTCGCAAGAACGCCACACACTCTATCATATTTCCGATACTCACCTGATGTGAGAGCTTATGGAAGGCACGCTCGCACACGAAGGTGTGCGCCATGCGGAAGAGCCAGGTGCCGTTTGTGTCTGCGACGCTGAGCGTCAGCGTGAAAACGTCCAGGTCTGCTGTGCCCTCGCTGTACAACACGATGACCGTGGAGACGAAGAACGACAAGTTCAAGGCTAACACGCCGACGGTGTAGAGTCGGTAGCAGATAAGTGATGTGGTGCTGCCGCGTGGGTGTGGCATGACGGCCGTCCAGTGCAGAGGCCGCAGCAAGTGGTTGAGGTCGCTGGCAGTCTCTGCTGCCGCCGCCACTGAAGGAGACTGCGCTTCGCTGGCCATATTGTGGTACTCCCTGCACAGAGAAATGGGCGTATGGGCGTACGGCTTCGCTTTTCAGCGACTGTTATCGACAAGAGGCTTGGTAAGTACCGTTAACATAAAGTTACCGGTACAGCTTGCACAAATATCGTGATAGCAACATATTCTTGTTCTAAGCACTGGGCCATTCCATCCGATGTGCCGAAGGAGTGACCCAATCAGCAGAGTGTCAGAGAAACTACAGGGCATGGTATAGCAGTGAGCGATCAGTGCAGGTACAGAGAATATTCCTCGCACTCGGGTACATATGATTAAAAGCAATTCCAGCTCAAGGACGAAGCCAAAGTCACTTTTACGATGTGCTTGATAGAGTTGCAGGAACAACTAACTCTTCCAGTCGCACAACAAAGAGGACTTTAGAGGGAAACAAAGTTGCAAGTACTTCCCGAGATTCCACTGGTTCAAGACGGAcgctgaagaagcagaagaaaatgtTGTATTCACATACATACATGGAGATTATACTGTGGAGACAATGGCATATCTCTTAATATCGTCTAGGACCTTATTTTGGCCGTCATAtttcagcaactcgacgtggcatggactcaaaaagcctTTGGAGATTCTCCGTGGAAATACTGAACTATGGTGCCTGTACAATTGTGTATAATTGCGTAAGTGTTTTCGGTGCAGAGTCATGTGCACGACCTTAGCTCTCGATTACATCCCACAGATGTTCGTTAGGTTTCGTGTTGTGCGACCTCGATAGaaaagtcattcgctcgaattgctgagaatgttctccaaaccaattacGAACAGTagtagcccggtgacatggcgcactatgTACCGGGACATCATCCTCTAGCGTTACTTTTTCTCAACAGCAGTAGGCGATACcagtattatattcaaattttggacaggtccatattgtctcagttgcttttctgaaatctttcatataattttgtacacagtatgttatgtttcaagctaaaatttatgaaaaggaattacctaATAAAATgctttaatttcgatgctataatCGAAAGTTACTAGTTATGAATGtaagtgaaaattatttttttagaaacatttgaaattacgaattatttgctcACTTAAAATTTCAATTAATTCTAAAGCCTTTCTATactatttactatgtttatttctggattcatttatgaaataataaccgAAATTAATAGTGTAAAGAAAACTTGTaggaattaattttttaagaaaaattgtaaaccctttggaatattgttttttgCGCAGAGTGAGAGAGTCGTAAGCGTGCCTCTGATGTGAACCGGCGTATTCTTGTATAACAGGTGCGAACAAAGTAATATCGGCttagttaatgtgaaaaatcataaaactgtatgacatactaaaatgtgaaaaaatgtattttgtgtaaaaatattctgcaacaacaatcttcaaatttacttagttcattccaaccgtgaggacctgatgtgagaCTTCAGCTTCAAGAACCAAACCCTTAGAAAAGAAGAATTGCAGCTATCTCAACACGACGAGCTAAGTAAACTtggaagtttattgtaatcttcgctcctctcagaaTCTTCATAGAGACTTAGCTTGTTAATTGCTTGGACTGGgcgttgtttaatgtggacaatagctttAAGAAGGAAGCAGAAGGGAGATTACAATTTTCACGTTAAAATTAAGtctgtgccagaatgagattttcactctgcagcggagtgtgcgttgatatgaaacttcctggaaaattaaaactctgtgccggatcaagaggtcccaagctcgagtctcgatccggcacatagttttaatctgccaggaagtttcatatcagtgcacgtgctactgcaaagtgaaaatctcattctggaaccacgcccctggctgtggctaagccatgtctccgcaatatcatttcttccaggagtgctggttctgcaaagttcgcagaagagcttctgtcaggtttggaaagtaggagatgaggcagtggcaaaactgaagctgtggggacgggtcgtgagtcgtgctt
Proteins encoded in this window:
- the LOC124803305 gene encoding uncharacterized protein LOC124803305, which produces MASEAQSPSVAAAAETASDLNHLLRPLHWTAVMPHPRGSTTSLICYRLYTVGVLALNLSFFVSTVIVLYSEGTADLDVFTLTLSVADTNGTWLFRMAHTFVCERAFHKLSHQVGDDFAEFLTWDDIPMLRAQCRVMRRFTLTYIWFGIIACTYYLVSPVSAEGLPFILALPIDAMQPVGFAVTWLYCTVVTLHAVVMTMVLDSFNVSLISQLRVQLTLLNKKIVSLAREMSERTDNSSETTDHAELHYRLEKCIQHHQAIIK